Below is a window of Ktedonobacteraceae bacterium DNA.
CATCGTACATGGCCCTCCGAAAACGCGGCGCGAGTGAAGCGGCACGCTCCGGGCAGCGCCTCCTGATCGGGCCGTGGAGCCACGGAGTGCTGACCGGCGTGTTTCCCGAGATGCACTTCGGTCCTCTCGGCGACATGATGACACAGGATATTACCGGCAGGCACCTCAAGTTCTACGATCGGTGGATCAACGGAAACGCGCGGGCGCTCGATGACACCAAACCCGTCCGCATCTTCATCATGGGCATCAACCAGTGGCGCGACGAAACTGACTGGCCGCTGCCGGATACTGCATGGACCGACTACTACTTGAGCGGCTCCGGGCGCGCTAACAGTATGCATGGTGACGGCGTCCTATCGACACAGGCTCCCTCTAGCAATGCTGTCGATGCATACCTCTATGACCCACGACGTCCGGTGCCGACGCTCGGTGGTCACCTCTACGGCGGACTGCCCATGGTGAGCGACACATCGCTGGCGGCAGGTCCCGCGGACCAGCGGCCCAACGAAGCGCGGGACGACGTGCTGTGCTATACGACGGACACACTCAATCGACCCGTCGAGGTCACCGGACCAATCACCCTTGTCCTGCATGTCTCGTCGTCCGCGAAGGACACGGACTTCATTGCGAAGCTCATCGACGTGCATCCTGACGGGCGGGCCATGTTTGTCACGGAAGGCGCGCTACGCGGGCGCTACCGTCTATCAACATCGCACCCGCATCTTCTCATCCCCGGGGAGATCTACGAGCTGCGGTTCGAGCTGTGGGGGACATCAAACGTCTTCCTGTCCGGCCACCGCCTCCGCCTCGAGATCACCAGTAGCAACTTTCCACGCTTCGACCGCAACACCAACACGGGAGGAGATATTGGAAGCGAGACCGAAGACGACTTCGTGCTCACTCTCAACCGCGTCTACC
It encodes the following:
- a CDS encoding CocE/NonD family hydrolase — translated: MQIMIERDVMVTMRDGVRLATDIYRPATAEPVPALVVRLPYGKAIAGMLADGRNLPSILALAEAGYAVVWQDSRGSGNSEGQFTALQDETRDGEDLLQWLANQPWCNGKFGTYGRSYLGFTQWSLAAGKVDGRLLAMIPSYTSADHYAGAFHHEGGLLALNCAIAWSLNMAMMLAARPGARENGSPPDVRALQQAAAEGIRYYRRLPLADRPELRATAPWYATWFDHPDRDAYWREISPSERYDLMTTPSLNVGGWFDIFINQTLTSYMALRKRGASEAARSGQRLLIGPWSHGVLTGVFPEMHFGPLGDMMTQDITGRHLKFYDRWINGNARALDDTKPVRIFIMGINQWRDETDWPLPDTAWTDYYLSGSGRANSMHGDGVLSTQAPSSNAVDAYLYDPRRPVPTLGGHLYGGLPMVSDTSLAAGPADQRPNEARDDVLCYTTDTLNRPVEVTGPITLVLHVSSSAKDTDFIAKLIDVHPDGRAMFVTEGALRGRYRLSTSHPHLLIPGEIYELRFELWGTSNVFLSGHRLRLEITSSNFPRFDRNTNTGGDIGSETEDDFVLTLNRVYHGPDYPSRLILPIIDR